From the genome of Penaeus chinensis breed Huanghai No. 1 chromosome 8, ASM1920278v2, whole genome shotgun sequence, one region includes:
- the LOC125028188 gene encoding uncharacterized protein LOC125028188: MEQMKTLLLSLLVGCALGASVERPRRQLFENGIELQSSRSYLPPNKGGCQPSVVYNTQILYSTAVVPSTVYNRDVQYITQTSVRTQQVYTTVYSEIVRTQQVPSVLYETVTVTRTQENVRTQVVTLPPQVNYVTRTQQSVRTEVQYQTKYETRVQQVPTTVVRNVVSTQVVPQQVVRTVYRTQTVTRTQQLPDQTRVVPSTQYSTIYSTVVIPAQDVVRTTQVVRTNFVTQTITQPGQTRIITSTQLVPVTTTIFSQVVRTNTQTQYVTRTQVEQRVSTAVRTQQVPQYNTRVVTVPQQVVRTQYSTQVVPTTINSQRIVPTVINVPAQTRYVTVTQTSVRTQQIPGQTRTQYNTRIVYNTNYVTSTVYREQYNTVTATQTIRGDCGYNYPEPANAFNPFAR; encoded by the exons ATGGAACA GATGAAGACACTTTTACTCTCCCTGTTGGTTGGCTGCGCCCTCGGAGCCTCCGTCGAGAGGCCTCGCCGGCAACTGTTCGAGAACGGTATTGAGCTGCAGTCTTCGCGGTCTTATTTGCCACCCAACAAAGGAGGCTGTCAGCCATCCGTTGTCTACAACACTCAGATCCTGTATTCAACCGCTGTCGTCCCTTCAACTGTTTACAACAGAGACGTCCAGTATATCACACAAACCTCCGTCCGTACACAGCAAGTCTACACCACAGTGTACTCTGAAATTGTCCGCACTCAACAGGTCCCGTCAGTGCTATACGAAACAGTAACTGTCACTCGTACTCAGGAAAATGTCCGCACACAGGTCGTCACTCTTCCTCCCCAGGTCAACTACGTGACTCGTACACAGCAGAGTGTCAGGACCGAAGTGCAATACCAGACAAAATATGAGACTCGCGTCCAGCAGGTACCCACCACGGTTGTTAGGAACGTCGTTTCCACCCAGGTGGTTCCCCAGCAGGTGGTCCGTACTGTCTACAGAACACAGACGGTAACAAGGACACAGCAGCTGCCAGATCAGACTCGTGTTGTACCTAGTACACAGTATAGTACAATTTATTCCACTGTGGTCATACCAGCCCAGGACGTAGTAAGGACTACCCAGGTTGTCAGGACTAACTTCGTGACCCAAACCATCACACAGCCTGGTCAGACTCGAATCATCACCTCTACACAGTTGGTtcctgtcaccaccaccatcttctcgCAGGTGGTTCGCACTAACACGCAGACTCAATACGTAACGCGTACACAAGTAGAACAGCGAGTCTCTACCGCCGTACGTACACAGCAGGTGCCACAGTACAACACCAGAGTCGTAACTGTTCCACAGCAGGTTGTGAGGACGCAGTACTCTACCCAAGTGGTTCCCACGACCATCAACTCCCAGCGTATTGTACCTACAGTGATTAATGTTCCCGCTCAGACCCGCTACGTCACAGTCACTCAAACCTCCGTCAGGACACAGCAAATCCCCGGTCAGACCCGCACTCAATACAACACCAGAATCGTCTACAACACCAATTACGTGACTTCTACCGTATACAGGGAACAGTATAATACCGTGACGGCCACCCAAACCATCAGAGGAGACTGTGGCTACAACTACCCCGAACCTGCCAACGCCTTCAACCCATTTGCTCGCTAA
- the LOC125028187 gene encoding uncharacterized protein LOC125028187, protein MNKHYVKEAHALAKVGGIKKKGRNENKTLLTLEYKYWRSSRLRAESLNSTDRPVLIRLSTKYSIRMWRFTATLLLLALASAEPQGYNYPEPDNQYLPPAKCKLAPVTSVVYNTQLQTSVRLQTVNQVNTQYITTTIVRQQVVPTTLFQTRVQTQVQYQTSVVQQTTIRAIDRFVTQTVPSPPLVQTRFVTSTRVVPQVNYVTRTQVQTQVVPVEVTTTQIRTVYQPVTNYETQARQETSVVTIPGRDVVQTRVQTVVQTSIVRSQQPAITRFVTSTRVQQVAQTSVVRGQDVLRTTAVQRQQIIPFTSVNTRYENAVTTRQQVVTRTNVVTQTRVQTQVVPQEVVRTQVVPTTIYTTLFETRVQPITQVQTVVRTQYVTPVPVVQTRQEVRTSVLQVPGQDRVVNRELVQTQQRQELVYRTVNQPRQVTVTQTVTSSCGYNYNAPAVPFSF, encoded by the exons ATGAATAAACATTACGTGAAGGAAGCCCACGCACTAGCAAAAGTGGGCGG aataaagaaaaaaggtcgAAATGAGAACAAAACATTACTCACCCTCGAGTATAAATACTGGCGCTCCTCCAGGCTGAGGGCAGAGTCGCTGAACTCGACTGATCGTCCGGTTCTTATTCGTCTCTCAACTAAATACTCAATAAG GATGTGGCGCTTCACGGCAACGTTGCTGCTGCTGGCTCTGGCTTCGGCTGAACCCCAAGGATACAATTACCCGGAACCTGATAACCAATATCTTCCTCCCGCAAAATGCAAACTTGCCCCTGTCACCTCCGTCGTCTACAACACTCAGCTTCAGACCTCGGTCCGCCTCCAGACCGTCAATCAAGTCAACACTCAGTACATAACCACAACCATTGTCAGGCAACAGGTGGTACCAACCACACTTTTCCAGACTCGTGTTCAGACGCAGGTCCAATATCAGACCAGCGTTGTTCAACAAACAACCATCCGTGCTATTGATAGGTTTGTCACCCAGACCGTTCCCAGTCCACCTCTTGTACAAACTCGTTTCGTCACTTCAACCCGTGTGGTGCCACAGGTCAACTACGTCACACGTACACAGGTGCAGACACAGGTGGTTCCTGTCGAGGTGACCACCACTCAGATCAGGACTGTTTACCAGCCTGTTACCAACTACGAGACACAGGCACGCCAAGAGACCAGTGTCGTTACTATTCCAGGCCGTGACGTTGTACAAACTCGTGTTCAGACTGTTGTTCAGACCTCCATTGTCAGGAGCCAACAACCAGCTATCACCCGTTTTGTAACATCCACACGTGTCCAACAGGTTGCCCAGACATCTGTTGTTCGTGGACAGGACGTTTTAAGAACTACCGCTGTTCAGCGTCAACAGATCATTCCTTTCACTTCTGTTAACACTCGTTATGAGAATGCCGTTACTACTCGTCAACAGGTGGTGACAAGGACCAATGTAGTTACCCAGACACGCGTCCAAACACAGGTGGTGCCCCAAGAGGTGGTGCGTACTCAGGTAGTTCCCACCACAATCTACACTACTCTCTTCGAAACAAGGGTTCAGCCCATCACACAAGTGCAGACCGTTGTCAGGACCCAATACGTCACACCGGTCCCCGTCGTACAAACTCGTCAGGAAGTCCGAACCTCTGTGCTCCAAGTACCCGGTCAAGACCGCGTCGTTAACCGGGAGCTGGTACAAACTCAACAAAGACAGGAGCTCGTGTACCGCACAGTCAACCAGCCTCGCCAAGTTACCGTCACTCAGACAGTTACTTCCTCTTGTGGATATAATTACAATGCTCCAGCTGTTCCATTCAGTTTCTAA
- the LOC125028289 gene encoding uncharacterized protein LOC125028289 isoform X1, whose protein sequence is MRTLLLSLLVGCAFGASVERPRRQIFGARINLESSYLPPKEEAQCKPSVVYRTQLQYSTVVVPSTVYNTNVQYITQTSVRTQQVFTTLYSQIVRTQQVPSVRYQTLTVTSTQENLRTQLVTLPPQVNYVTRTQQIVRTQVQYQTRYETRVQQVPTTIVRNVVSTQVVPQQVVSTVYRTQTVIRTQQLPDQTRIVPTTQYSTRYSTVVIPAQNVVRTTQLVRTNVVTQTITQPGQTRVITSTQLVPVTTTIFSQVVRTNTQIQYVTRTQVEQRVSTVVRTQQVPQYSTRIVTVPQQVVRTQFSTRVVPTTIYAQRTASSYINLPAQTRYVTVTQTSVRTQQLPGQTRTQYNTRIVYNTNYVTSTVYRQQYNTVTATATVKGDCGYSYPAPARAFNPFAR, encoded by the coding sequence ATGAGGACGTTGCTGCTCTCCCTGTTGGTTGGCTGTGCCTTCGGAGCGTCCGTCGAGAGGCCTCGCCGTCAGATCTTCGGAGCTCGCATTAACCTCGAGTCCTCCTATTTGCCGCCAAAGGAAGAAGCCCAATGCAAGCCATCTGTCGTCTACCGCACGCAGCTCCAATATTCTACCGTAGTCGTCCCATCAACCGTCTACAACACAAACGTTCAGTACATTACACAAACATCCGTCCGAACACAGCAAGTCTTCACCACCTTATACTCACAGATCGTCCGCACTCAGCAGGTTCCTTCAGTAAGATACCAAACTCTCACTGTCACCAGCACTCAGGAAAACCTACGCACACAGCTCGTCACTCTTCCTCCTCAGGTCAACTACGTGACTCGTACTCAGCAGATTGTCAGGACCCAAGTGCAGTACCAGACACGGTATGAGACTCGCGTCCAGCAGGTACCTACTACCATCGTCAGAAACGTCGTCTCAACACAGGTGGTACCTCAGCAGGTGGTCAGCACCGTCTACAGAACACAGACGGTTATAAGAACACAGCAGTTGCCAGATCAGACTCGCATTGTACCTACTACTCAGTACAGCACCCGTTATTCTACTGTAGTCATACCTGCACAGAACGTCGTCAGGACTACCCAACTTGTCAGGACCAACGTCGTCACCCAAACCATCACACAGCCTGGTCAGACTCGAGTCATCACCTCTACACAGCTGGTTCCTGTCACCACCACAATCTTCTCGCAGGTGGTTCGCACTAACACGCAGATTCAGTACGTAACACGCACACAAGTAGAACAGCGAGTCTCCACCGTCGTCCGTACACAGCAGGTGCCACAGTACAGCACAAGGATCGTCACCGTTCCTCAACAGGTCGTGAGGACACAGTTCTCTACCCGAGTGGTTCCTACAACCATCTACGCTCAGAGGACAGCGTCTTCATACATCAACCTTCCCGCTCAGACACGCTACGTCACAGTCACTCAAACCTCCGTCAGGACACAACAACTGCCCGGTCAGACCCGCACTCAATACAACACTAGAATCGTCTACAACACCAATTATGTGACTTCTACAGTATACAGGCAACAGTATAACACCGTGACGGCCACCGCTACCGTCAAAGGAGACTGCGGCTACAGTTACCCAGCGCCCGCTCGCGCCTTCAACCCCTTCGCCAGATAG
- the LOC125028289 gene encoding uncharacterized protein LOC125028289 isoform X2, with amino-acid sequence MWRFTATLLLLALASAEPQGYNYPEPDNQYLPPAKCKLAPVTSVVYNTQLQTSVRLQTVNQVNTQYTTTTIVRQQVVPTTLFQTRVQTQVQYQTSVVRQTTIRAIDKFVTQTVPSPPLVQTRFVTSTRVVPQVNYVTRTQVQTQVVPVEVTTTQIRTVYQPVTNYETQARQETRVVTVPGRDVVQTRVQTVVQTSIVRSQQPAITRFATSTRVQQLLKTSIVRGQDVLTTTFVQRQEVIPFTSVNTRYENVVATRQQLVTRTNVATQTRIVTQVVPQEVVRTQVVPTTIYTTLFETRVQPITQVQTVVRTQYVTPVPVVQTRQEVRTSVLQVPGQDRVVNRELVQTQQRQQLVYRTVNQPRQVTVTQTVTSSCGYNYDAPAVPFNF; translated from the coding sequence ATGTGGCGCTTCACGGCGACGTTGCTGCTGCTAGCTCTGGCTTCGGCCGAACCCCAGGGATACAATTACCCGGAACCCGACAACCAGTACCTTCCTCCCGCAAAATGCAAGCTTGCTCCTGTCACCTCCGTCGTCTACAACACTCAGCTTCAGACTTCAGTTCGCCTCCAGACCGTTAATCAAGTTAACACTCAGTACACAACTACGACCATTGTCAGGCAACAGGTGGTACCAACCACACTATTCCAGACTCGTGTTCAGACGCAGGTCCAATATCAGACCAGCGTTGTTCGACAAACAACCATTCGTGCCATTGATAAGTTTGTCACCCAGACCGTTCCAAGCCCACCTCTAGTGCAAACTCGTTTCGTCACTTCAACCCGTGTGGTGCCACAGGTCAACTACGTCACACGTACACAGGTGCAGACACAGGTGGTTCCTGTCGAGGTGACCACCACTCAGATTAGAACTGTTTACCAGCCTGTTACCAACTACGAGACACAGGCACGCCAAGAGACCCGTGTCGTCACTGTTCCAGGCCGTGACGTTGTACAAACTCGTGTTCAGACTGTTGTTCAGACCTCCATTGTTAGGAGCCAGCAGCCAGCTATCACCCGTTTTGCAACATCCACACGTGTGCAACAGCTGTTGAAGACATCTATCGTCCGTGGACAGGACGTTCTTACAACTACTTTTGTTCAGCGTCAAGAAGTCATTCCTTTCACATCTGTTAACACTCGTTACGAGAATGTCGTTGCTACTCGTCAACAGCTGGTCACAAGAACCAATGTTGCTACCCAGACACGCATCGTCACGCAGGTAGTTCCCCAAGAAGTGGTGCGTACACAGGTGGTCCCTACCACCATCTACACCACTCTCTTCGAGACAAGGGTTCAGCCCATCACACAAGTGCAGACCGTTGTCAGGACCCAATACGTCACACCGGTCCCCGTTGTACAAACCCGTCAGGAAGTCAGAACCTCTGTGCTGCAAGTACCCGGTCAAGACCGCGTCGTTAACCGGGAGCTGGTGCAGACCCAACAAAGACAGCAGCTCGTGTACCGCACAGTCAACCAGCCTCGCCAAGTTACTGTCACTCAGACAGTTACTTCCTCTTGTGGCTATAATTACGATGCTCCGGCCGTTCCCTTCAATTTTTAG